The following proteins come from a genomic window of Corynebacterium sp. P4-C1:
- the lepA gene encoding translation elongation factor 4 gives MAKTSTNFALTTFTDPAQIRNFCIIAHIDHGKSTLADRILQLSNVVEARDMRDQYLDNMDIERERGITIKAQNVRLPWTTKDGQQTILQMIDTPGHVDFSYEVSRSLDACEGAILLVDAAQGIEAQTLANLYMAMENDLEIIPVLNKIDLPAADPEKYAGEIAHIIGCEPEEVLRVSGKTGEGVAELLDKVVELIPPPTSLAEEGADAPARALVFDSVYDTFRGVVTYIRMIDGKLESGQKVTMMNTGVTHDILEIGIVSPTMQKTKGLGPGEVGYLITGVKDVRETRVGDTVTWASKGASEPLAGFEDVKPMVYSGLFPVSQEDFPTLRESLEKLQLNDASLTWEPETSVALGFGFRCGFLGLLHMEITRDRLEREFDLDLISTAPSVTYRVIAEDGSESLVHNPSDWPGGKLQEIYEPVVNMTLIVPQEFVGATMELCQSKRGQMKNMEYLSEERVELRYIMPLGEIIFDFFDMLKSRTKGYASLNYEEAGEQPADLVKVDILLQGDPVDAFSAIVHRDSAQWYGNKMTKKLKELIPRQQFEVPVQAAIGSKIIARENIRALRKDVLSKCYGGDISRKRKLLEKQKAGKKRMKSIGSVTVPQEAFVEALSTDEE, from the coding sequence ATGGCGAAGACGAGCACCAATTTCGCGTTGACGACGTTCACGGATCCGGCGCAGATCCGGAATTTCTGCATCATCGCGCATATCGACCACGGCAAATCCACCCTCGCGGACCGGATCCTCCAGTTGTCCAACGTGGTCGAGGCGCGCGACATGCGCGACCAGTACCTCGACAACATGGATATCGAGCGCGAGCGCGGCATCACGATCAAGGCCCAGAACGTTCGCCTGCCGTGGACCACGAAGGACGGCCAGCAGACGATTCTGCAGATGATCGACACCCCGGGCCACGTGGATTTCTCGTACGAGGTGTCGCGTTCGCTCGACGCGTGCGAAGGCGCCATTCTGCTTGTCGACGCAGCCCAGGGCATCGAGGCCCAGACCCTCGCCAACCTGTACATGGCGATGGAGAACGACCTCGAGATCATCCCGGTGCTGAACAAGATTGACCTGCCCGCCGCCGACCCAGAGAAGTACGCGGGAGAGATCGCCCACATCATCGGCTGTGAGCCGGAGGAAGTCCTGCGCGTATCCGGTAAAACCGGCGAAGGCGTGGCGGAGCTCCTGGACAAGGTCGTCGAGCTGATTCCGCCGCCGACGTCTCTTGCCGAAGAGGGGGCCGACGCGCCGGCCCGCGCGCTCGTCTTCGACTCCGTCTACGACACGTTCCGCGGCGTGGTCACCTACATCCGCATGATCGACGGCAAGCTCGAGTCAGGCCAGAAGGTGACCATGATGAACACTGGTGTCACCCACGACATCCTCGAGATCGGCATTGTCTCCCCGACGATGCAGAAGACGAAGGGGCTCGGGCCCGGCGAGGTCGGCTACCTCATCACCGGCGTGAAGGATGTCCGCGAGACCCGTGTCGGCGACACCGTCACCTGGGCTTCCAAGGGTGCCTCCGAACCCCTCGCCGGCTTCGAGGACGTGAAGCCGATGGTGTATTCGGGCCTGTTCCCGGTGTCCCAGGAGGACTTCCCGACGTTGCGCGAGAGCTTGGAGAAGCTTCAGCTTAACGACGCCTCCCTCACCTGGGAGCCGGAGACTTCCGTCGCCCTCGGCTTCGGTTTCCGCTGCGGCTTCCTTGGCCTGCTGCACATGGAGATCACCCGCGACCGCCTTGAGCGCGAGTTCGATCTCGACCTGATCTCCACCGCGCCGTCCGTCACGTACCGCGTCATTGCGGAGGATGGCTCCGAGTCCTTGGTGCACAACCCTTCCGACTGGCCGGGCGGGAAACTGCAGGAAATCTACGAGCCGGTCGTGAATATGACGCTCATCGTCCCGCAGGAATTCGTGGGCGCCACCATGGAGCTGTGCCAGTCCAAGCGCGGCCAGATGAAGAATATGGAGTACCTCTCTGAGGAGCGCGTCGAGCTGCGCTACATCATGCCGCTCGGCGAGATCATCTTCGACTTCTTCGACATGCTCAAATCCCGCACGAAGGGCTACGCCTCCCTTAACTACGAGGAAGCCGGTGAGCAGCCCGCCGACCTTGTCAAGGTGGATATCCTTCTGCAGGGCGACCCGGTCGATGCCTTCTCCGCCATCGTCCACCGCGATTCCGCCCAGTGGTACGGCAACAAGATGACCAAGAAGCTGAAGGAATTGATTCCCCGCCAGCAGTTCGAGGTTCCTGTGCAGGCGGCCATCGGCTCCAAGATCATCGCCCGCGAGAATATCCGCGCGCTGCGCAAGGACGTCTTGTCCAAGTGCTACGGCGGCGATATTTCCCGTAAGCGTAAGCTGCTGGAAAAGCAGAAGGCCGGTAAGAAGCGCATGAAGTCGATTGGTTCCGTCACGGTGCCCCAGGAAGCATTCGTCGAGGCCCTGTCCACCGACGAGGAATAG
- a CDS encoding ATP-binding protein, whose amino-acid sequence MRAFPRDDYLDFLRRVHERDLVRIITGVRRCGKSTLLELYREELVASGADPRSILTINFEDAANDALRSPDAFLLHVLEQVEVNSVRYLHVDEVQELGDWSRVVNSLRVNPGLEICVTGSNATMFSGESLTYLAGRYIELHMLPLSLAEFRRFRKDSGSSAEAYRTWMDIGGFPAAVLAGDPDITDQINSSLFDSIFTRDIATRGQIRDTEVFLRVARFVFDNAGSPLSTNKISSHLKSQGYSSSPESVDRYLGLMEDAHLIYRCSRYDTQGKQWLKTNGKFYFVDPGLRTALLGSRDVNRGHDLENMVYLELRRRRYRVSTGHSKNAEIDFVATRGKDTAFIQVAYSTDDASTLERELRPLAANADRARTYLITADRIPPSTGSVTWIDAFEFLAGAPLD is encoded by the coding sequence ATGAGGGCTTTTCCGCGAGACGACTACCTAGATTTTCTCCGCCGCGTTCACGAACGAGACTTGGTGCGAATCATCACCGGTGTGCGCCGCTGCGGCAAGAGCACGCTACTTGAGCTGTACCGGGAAGAACTCGTGGCCTCAGGAGCGGACCCGCGGTCGATCCTGACCATCAACTTCGAGGATGCCGCCAACGACGCTTTGCGCTCACCTGATGCGTTTCTCCTTCATGTTCTCGAGCAGGTCGAAGTGAATTCTGTCCGGTATCTCCACGTCGACGAGGTTCAAGAGCTAGGTGACTGGTCCCGTGTAGTCAATTCATTGCGGGTGAATCCCGGTCTCGAAATATGCGTCACGGGATCAAATGCCACGATGTTCTCCGGTGAGTCGTTGACGTACCTCGCCGGCAGGTATATCGAGCTCCATATGCTCCCCCTGTCGCTCGCCGAGTTCCGGAGATTCAGGAAGGATTCGGGCAGCAGCGCGGAGGCGTATCGGACGTGGATGGATATCGGTGGGTTTCCAGCGGCAGTGCTGGCTGGGGACCCGGACATCACAGACCAGATCAATTCCAGCCTGTTCGATTCGATCTTCACCCGGGACATCGCCACCCGCGGCCAGATCCGCGACACCGAAGTCTTCCTTCGCGTGGCGCGCTTCGTTTTCGATAACGCGGGATCCCCGTTGTCGACCAACAAAATCAGTAGCCATTTGAAGAGCCAGGGCTACTCCTCCTCGCCGGAGTCGGTCGACCGCTACCTAGGGTTGATGGAAGATGCCCACTTGATATACCGGTGCTCCCGGTACGATACCCAGGGAAAACAGTGGTTGAAAACGAACGGGAAGTTCTATTTCGTCGACCCCGGTCTCCGGACTGCTCTCCTCGGATCGCGGGATGTGAACCGGGGGCACGATCTGGAGAACATGGTTTACCTGGAATTGAGGAGACGCCGGTACCGGGTCTCCACCGGGCATTCGAAAAACGCAGAGATTGATTTCGTGGCCACGCGGGGCAAGGATACGGCTTTCATCCAGGTGGCGTACTCCACCGATGATGCGTCGACGCTCGAGCGCGAGCTGCGCCCCTTGGCGGCAAACGCGGACCGCGCCCGCACCTATCTGATCACTGCTGACCGGATTCCTCCCTCCACGGGCTCCGTGACATGGATTGATGCATTTGAATTCCTTGCCGGAGCACCCCTCGACTGA
- a CDS encoding alpha/beta fold hydrolase, with amino-acid sequence MFSTIIPPNASTREHELKVPWDRTNSDLGTFTLFARELYTDESLPPLLFLQGGPGNPAPRMVQGWIPEALKHYRVFLLDERGTGRSGKIDKGTPDLIRPEILSKLRCPDVVADAEDLRRHLGFETWDVLGNSFGALCVGAYLSFAPEGLGRAFLTGALPHIGWTPDEYNEITLNLVDKRCQEFYDAVPFAEENVRKVCAHLQETDEFLPTGEKLSANRFRFIGVALGAEFGFTMLANLLESPFYEHEKRLRKDFLAQVSGFISTEVNPLWPVVHQTLIGSSDAVGQSHLAADPASAESYYLLGNHFFRHHFEEDPALKPFRAAVEEMETYDWPPLFDETQLAKNEVPATVALFERDMFVPIDLAKQAASAIGNLTVWTHPEWDHDAIYNHGQELFRAIHEISPAQGNEG; translated from the coding sequence GTGTTTTCAACGATCATTCCGCCGAACGCGTCCACCCGTGAGCATGAGTTAAAGGTGCCGTGGGACCGGACAAACTCGGATCTCGGCACGTTCACGCTCTTTGCGCGCGAGCTGTACACGGACGAGTCCCTTCCGCCCCTGTTGTTCCTGCAGGGCGGTCCGGGCAATCCGGCGCCGCGCATGGTGCAGGGATGGATCCCGGAGGCGCTCAAGCACTACCGCGTTTTTCTTCTCGACGAACGCGGCACCGGCCGGTCCGGCAAGATCGACAAGGGCACCCCGGACCTCATCCGCCCAGAGATCCTGTCGAAATTGCGCTGCCCGGACGTGGTGGCGGACGCGGAAGATCTGCGGCGCCATCTCGGATTCGAGACGTGGGACGTGCTGGGTAATTCCTTCGGCGCGTTGTGCGTGGGCGCCTATCTATCGTTCGCTCCGGAAGGACTCGGAAGGGCATTTCTCACCGGCGCTCTTCCCCACATCGGCTGGACCCCGGACGAGTATAATGAGATCACGCTGAATCTCGTCGATAAGCGCTGCCAAGAGTTCTACGACGCTGTTCCCTTCGCCGAGGAGAACGTCCGAAAAGTGTGCGCGCACCTGCAAGAAACAGACGAATTCTTGCCGACGGGGGAGAAACTCTCCGCGAACCGCTTCCGTTTCATCGGCGTGGCGTTGGGCGCAGAATTCGGCTTCACCATGCTGGCTAACCTGCTGGAATCACCCTTCTACGAACACGAAAAGCGGCTCCGAAAGGATTTTCTCGCCCAGGTCAGCGGCTTCATCAGCACGGAGGTCAACCCGCTGTGGCCGGTCGTCCACCAAACCCTCATCGGTTCTTCGGATGCGGTGGGGCAATCGCACCTCGCAGCAGATCCGGCCTCAGCTGAGTCCTACTATTTGCTCGGCAACCATTTCTTCCGGCACCATTTTGAGGAAGATCCCGCGCTAAAGCCGTTCAGAGCCGCGGTCGAGGAGATGGAAACATACGACTGGCCCCCGCTTTTCGACGAAACCCAGCTCGCCAAAAACGAGGTCCCCGCCACCGTCGCCCTCTTCGAGCGCGATATGTTCGTCCCTATTGACCTGGCAAAACAGGCGGCCTCCGCGATCGGCAATCTCACCGTCTGGACCCACCCGGAGTGGGACCACGACGCTATCTACAACCACGGACAAGAACTATTCCGCGCGATTCACGAGATATCGCCCGCCCAGGGGAACGAGGGCTGA
- a CDS encoding ribokinase: protein MAFNIVVVGSVNADLTVNVQRHPHPGETLLGSGGGITPGGKGANQAVAAARLGSSVALVGATGNDAHADDAKQLLIDAGVDLTAVETSPTPTGLAVITVAADGENTVMVVPGANGVVGAGVVDKHAALIADAELVLLQGEIPADGFARAVQLARGRVVVNLAPVIEVDREALRRADPLIVNEHEAQLVLGKKSSPEVCADELLREFPSVVVTLGADGALVGNGGGVVRVASPRVESVDSVGAGDAFTGALCHRLIQGDSLVEAARFAAKVGAFAVTRPGAQPSFPWAGDIS, encoded by the coding sequence ATGGCTTTCAACATCGTCGTGGTCGGCTCCGTCAACGCCGATCTGACCGTTAACGTTCAGCGGCATCCCCACCCCGGCGAGACGCTGCTGGGCAGCGGCGGCGGCATCACGCCCGGCGGAAAAGGGGCGAACCAGGCCGTCGCGGCGGCGCGTCTGGGAAGCTCCGTAGCGCTCGTGGGGGCGACAGGAAACGACGCGCACGCCGACGACGCGAAGCAGTTGCTTATCGACGCCGGCGTCGACCTCACAGCCGTCGAGACATCCCCCACCCCGACCGGACTGGCGGTCATCACAGTTGCGGCGGACGGAGAGAACACCGTGATGGTGGTGCCGGGGGCGAACGGTGTGGTGGGGGCAGGTGTCGTCGATAAGCATGCTGCGTTGATTGCCGACGCGGAACTTGTTTTGTTGCAGGGCGAGATCCCCGCGGATGGTTTCGCGCGGGCGGTCCAGCTGGCGCGCGGGCGCGTGGTGGTGAATCTGGCGCCGGTGATCGAGGTGGACCGGGAAGCTCTGCGAAGAGCCGATCCGCTGATCGTCAACGAGCACGAGGCGCAGCTGGTGCTCGGAAAGAAGTCTTCGCCTGAGGTCTGTGCGGACGAGCTGTTGCGCGAATTTCCTTCTGTCGTCGTCACGTTGGGTGCAGACGGGGCGCTGGTGGGAAATGGCGGCGGAGTCGTGCGGGTCGCATCTCCCCGTGTGGAGTCTGTCGATTCCGTTGGCGCAGGCGACGCCTTCACGGGCGCGCTGTGCCACCGCCTCATTCAGGGCGATTCTCTCGTGGAAGCCGCCCGTTTCGCGGCGAAGGTGGGTGCTTTCGCGGTCACGCGCCCCGGCGCTCAGCCCTCGTTCCCCTGGGCGGGCGATATCTCGTGA
- a CDS encoding ABC transporter ATP-binding protein codes for MTLVHVEDVCIDGILDRISFDIAPGERLGLIGESGSGKSMTALTIMGLLDERLPVSGTVTLNGTDMIGSSPRVKRKQRGSTVSMVFQEPMTALDPLMTVERQVAEACSIHKARELLREVGVDRTDAYPHQLSGGQRQRVLIAMAIAGDPDLLICDEPTTALDVEVQRQILVLLDTLVRERGMALLFITHDLAVIKKMTDRVIVLKHGQIVDPDADLDNPQVDYTAQLVAASKPGLPAKLRETGGPAIELRNVTWRRGGTVALDDVSLSVRKGERIGIVGGSGSGKTSLLRIISGLNQPDSGTVNVDGGLQMVFQDPYSSLNPRRTVRDSIKEAGAGDTRADEVLAQVGLEGVGGRYPSQFSGGQRQRISIARAAAPHPEILIADEPVSALDVSVRAQVLELIDELVVHDNVTLVFVSHDLSVVRQVCPTIAVLHHGRIVETGPTEEVWANPRHEYTRKLLAAIP; via the coding sequence GTGACACTCGTGCATGTTGAAGATGTGTGCATCGACGGGATCCTAGACCGGATCTCATTCGATATCGCGCCCGGCGAACGTCTCGGCCTGATCGGCGAATCAGGCTCCGGCAAGTCGATGACGGCCCTGACGATCATGGGGCTGCTGGATGAGCGGCTCCCGGTGTCCGGGACGGTCACGCTCAACGGGACGGACATGATCGGCTCGTCGCCGCGGGTGAAGCGTAAGCAGCGCGGTTCGACGGTGTCCATGGTCTTTCAGGAGCCGATGACGGCGCTCGACCCGCTGATGACGGTGGAGCGCCAGGTGGCGGAAGCGTGCTCCATTCATAAGGCGCGCGAGCTTCTGCGAGAGGTGGGTGTCGACCGCACGGACGCGTACCCCCACCAGCTTTCGGGCGGACAGCGGCAACGAGTTCTGATCGCCATGGCCATCGCGGGCGACCCGGACCTGCTGATCTGCGATGAGCCGACGACGGCTCTCGACGTGGAGGTGCAGCGGCAGATTCTCGTCCTGCTGGACACACTGGTGCGGGAACGGGGGATGGCGCTGCTGTTCATCACCCACGACCTCGCCGTGATCAAGAAAATGACCGACCGGGTCATTGTGCTCAAGCACGGACAGATTGTGGACCCCGACGCTGATTTGGATAACCCGCAGGTCGACTACACCGCGCAGTTGGTGGCGGCGTCGAAACCGGGCCTTCCCGCGAAGCTCAGGGAGACCGGCGGGCCGGCGATCGAATTGCGCAACGTGACTTGGAGACGCGGCGGCACGGTGGCGCTCGACGACGTGAGCTTGTCGGTGCGCAAGGGCGAGCGGATCGGCATCGTGGGCGGTTCCGGCTCGGGCAAGACGTCGCTCCTGCGGATCATTTCGGGGCTCAACCAACCGGATTCGGGAACGGTGAACGTCGACGGGGGCCTGCAGATGGTCTTCCAGGACCCGTACTCGTCGCTCAACCCGCGCCGCACGGTCCGCGATTCGATCAAGGAGGCGGGCGCAGGCGACACACGGGCAGACGAGGTTCTCGCGCAGGTCGGACTTGAGGGAGTTGGCGGCCGCTACCCGAGCCAATTTTCGGGCGGCCAGCGGCAGAGGATCTCGATCGCGCGCGCCGCGGCCCCGCACCCGGAGATCCTCATCGCGGACGAACCGGTCTCAGCCCTCGACGTGTCCGTACGGGCGCAGGTGCTGGAGCTTATCGACGAACTGGTCGTCCACGACAACGTCACCCTCGTCTTCGTGTCCCACGATCTGTCCGTTGTCCGGCAGGTCTGCCCGACGATCGCGGTGCTCCACCACGGCCGCATCGTGGAGACAGGCCCTACCGAGGAGGTGTGGGCGAACCCGCGGCACGAGTACACCAGGAAATTGCTCGCGGCGATTCCGTAG
- a CDS encoding ABC transporter permease — translation MRKWLGLLFVGMAVLFAVVAMVWTPYDPVHAVPAERLQGSTLAHWMGTDQYGRDVLSRVMDGARTTLTVAVASVALSATVGVPLGVWAGMSRGWTERLIMRGNDLLLAFPALLLAIVFTAVFGSSMWIVVLAIGIAGIPGFARVSRVGTLQVMAQDYVLSARISKVSGVVIAWRHVLPNITATLAVQVSVALALAILAEAGLSFLGLGTPAPYASWGRMLQSSQAFLSTAPHLALWPGLAIAATVLGFNLLGDAVADRRSHR, via the coding sequence ATGAGGAAGTGGCTAGGCCTCCTGTTCGTCGGTATGGCGGTGCTCTTCGCTGTGGTCGCGATGGTGTGGACTCCGTACGACCCCGTGCACGCAGTGCCGGCGGAGAGGCTGCAAGGATCAACGCTCGCCCATTGGATGGGGACGGACCAGTACGGGCGCGACGTGCTCAGCCGCGTGATGGACGGGGCACGGACCACGCTGACAGTCGCGGTGGCGTCGGTCGCGCTGTCTGCCACGGTCGGGGTTCCGCTGGGAGTGTGGGCCGGCATGAGCCGCGGCTGGACCGAGCGGCTGATCATGCGGGGCAACGATTTGCTCCTGGCATTCCCCGCGCTGCTGTTGGCCATCGTGTTCACAGCGGTGTTCGGGAGCTCGATGTGGATTGTGGTGCTGGCCATCGGCATCGCCGGTATCCCCGGGTTCGCACGTGTCTCGCGGGTGGGGACGCTGCAGGTGATGGCGCAGGACTACGTGCTCTCGGCGCGGATCTCCAAGGTCTCCGGGGTCGTGATTGCGTGGCGGCATGTGCTGCCGAATATCACCGCGACGCTGGCGGTGCAGGTCTCGGTGGCGCTGGCTTTGGCGATCCTGGCGGAGGCGGGGCTGTCTTTCCTGGGCCTGGGAACGCCTGCGCCGTACGCCTCTTGGGGGCGGATGCTGCAGTCGTCGCAGGCATTCCTCTCCACTGCTCCCCACCTGGCGCTGTGGCCGGGTCTAGCCATCGCCGCGACAGTGCTGGGCTTCAACCTGCTCGGCGATGCTGTGGCTGACAGGAGGTCCCACCGGTGA
- a CDS encoding ABC transporter permease, producing the protein MKAVGRFVSLLFAASVIIFLLLRAIPGDPARIALGVTASEEDVAKLASQLGTDRPLVVQYFDWVGGMLTGDFGTSLTSKQDITPLVIDRMQVSLILTVSAMVLSMAIAVPLGTYLVRRRGKLDTAIVSALTQVGIAVPSFLVGILAVVVFSVWLGWLPANGWVPPNAGFGAFLAHLVLPVIALALVQAAILTRYVRSAVNEELDKDYVRTARAVGLSTRQALYRHALRNAFLPVLTVTGLQFTTLIVSAVVIERVFALPGLGSMLLDAVATRDLTTVQTLMMLLVVFTLAVTLVVDVLYRFIDPRLRSQA; encoded by the coding sequence ATGAAGGCGGTCGGACGCTTCGTGTCGCTGCTCTTCGCCGCGAGCGTGATCATCTTCCTGCTGCTGCGCGCAATTCCGGGCGACCCGGCGCGGATCGCGCTAGGTGTGACCGCCTCGGAAGAGGACGTGGCGAAACTGGCGTCGCAATTGGGCACCGACCGGCCGCTGGTCGTGCAGTATTTCGACTGGGTCGGCGGAATGCTGACGGGCGATTTCGGTACCTCCCTGACGAGCAAGCAGGACATCACTCCCCTGGTGATCGACAGGATGCAGGTGTCCCTGATCCTGACGGTGAGCGCCATGGTGCTCTCAATGGCCATCGCCGTTCCTTTAGGCACGTATCTCGTGCGGCGGCGCGGAAAGCTGGACACTGCGATTGTTTCGGCGTTGACCCAGGTCGGGATCGCGGTACCGAGCTTCCTCGTGGGCATTCTCGCCGTCGTGGTGTTCTCCGTGTGGTTGGGCTGGCTGCCGGCGAACGGTTGGGTCCCGCCCAACGCGGGATTCGGCGCGTTCCTGGCGCATCTGGTGTTGCCGGTGATCGCGCTGGCGCTTGTTCAGGCAGCGATCCTCACACGCTATGTGCGCAGCGCAGTCAACGAGGAACTGGACAAAGACTATGTCCGCACCGCCCGTGCTGTGGGCCTGTCCACCCGCCAGGCGCTGTACCGGCACGCCCTGCGCAACGCGTTTCTCCCTGTGCTGACAGTCACGGGACTGCAGTTCACCACTCTGATCGTGAGTGCGGTGGTCATCGAGCGCGTGTTCGCCCTTCCGGGGCTGGGCTCCATGCTGCTGGATGCGGTGGCGACCCGCGACCTCACCACGGTGCAGACCCTCATGATGCTCCTCGTCGTGTTCACCCTGGCGGTCACACTGGTGGTGGACGTGCTGTACAGGTTCATCGACCCGCGGTTGAGGAGCCAGGCATGA
- a CDS encoding ABC transporter substrate-binding protein yields MRALGTVMAVLSVGLLSACSAGSTASNVGRIEPDSVVVGTTSAPASLDFTTTGGAAIPQALMNNVYETLVRIDDSGQPQPFLAESWDISNDRTEYTFHLKDGVAFSNGEKFTAETAAFSINYVREKWTNGLSAQMAPVSGVEVVDPLTLKVTLQTPSNSWLWSMGTLTGAMMAPGGIDKLATDPVGTGPYIVDHFALGESISFSARDDYWGDPARQDAAIRYFSDAVSSVNALRVGDVDVVWGLQAPELLETLPGEFGVDVGTTNGEVLLSLNNKAVPFNDPDVRRAVAYAIDRDALNDIVWSGMAADTGGAPVAPSDPWFTGNDYFPYDPDKSRKLLAGKTPEVELTVPSLPYAQDAAELIFSQLKDVGFEVKLTTVEFPAVWLNQVLKQADYQSSLIAHVEPRDMPQLFSPEYYVGYNSEVVRDDFAGADAGTPDQQIEFMHDAVDSIMADAGSLTLANLPNIVVTAPGVKGVDPDVVTDGLSLAEVTRG; encoded by the coding sequence ATGAGAGCACTCGGTACCGTCATGGCGGTACTTTCGGTCGGATTGCTGTCTGCGTGTTCCGCCGGCAGCACGGCATCGAATGTCGGCCGTATCGAACCGGACAGCGTGGTCGTGGGCACGACGTCGGCGCCCGCGTCGCTCGATTTCACCACCACCGGAGGTGCCGCGATCCCGCAGGCGCTCATGAACAACGTGTACGAGACGCTCGTGCGTATCGACGACTCCGGCCAGCCTCAACCCTTCCTCGCCGAAAGCTGGGACATCAGCAACGACAGGACCGAATACACGTTCCACCTCAAAGACGGTGTGGCCTTCTCCAACGGCGAGAAATTCACTGCCGAGACCGCCGCATTCTCAATCAACTACGTGCGGGAAAAATGGACGAACGGGTTGTCCGCACAGATGGCGCCAGTCAGTGGCGTCGAGGTCGTCGATCCGCTGACGTTGAAGGTGACACTTCAGACCCCGTCGAATAGTTGGCTGTGGTCGATGGGGACGCTGACGGGGGCGATGATGGCTCCGGGAGGCATCGATAAGCTCGCGACCGATCCTGTGGGGACCGGGCCGTACATCGTCGATCATTTCGCGCTCGGCGAGTCGATTTCCTTCTCGGCGCGCGACGATTACTGGGGTGATCCCGCGCGGCAGGACGCTGCGATCAGGTACTTCTCGGATGCTGTTTCGTCTGTGAATGCCCTGCGCGTGGGCGATGTCGATGTGGTGTGGGGGCTGCAGGCCCCCGAATTGCTGGAGACTTTGCCCGGTGAATTCGGCGTGGATGTGGGGACGACGAACGGCGAGGTTTTGCTGAGCTTGAACAATAAAGCCGTTCCGTTCAACGACCCGGATGTGCGCCGCGCGGTTGCGTACGCGATCGACAGGGACGCGCTCAACGACATCGTGTGGTCCGGCATGGCCGCTGACACCGGCGGTGCCCCCGTCGCGCCGAGTGACCCGTGGTTCACGGGGAACGATTATTTTCCCTACGACCCCGACAAATCGCGCAAGCTTCTAGCGGGAAAAACCCCAGAAGTGGAGTTGACCGTGCCGTCCCTCCCGTACGCGCAGGACGCGGCGGAACTGATTTTCTCGCAGCTCAAGGACGTCGGCTTCGAGGTGAAGCTGACCACCGTCGAATTCCCCGCGGTGTGGCTGAACCAGGTGCTCAAACAGGCGGACTACCAGTCGTCGTTGATCGCGCACGTCGAACCGCGCGATATGCCGCAGCTGTTTTCCCCCGAGTACTACGTCGGGTACAACTCCGAGGTGGTGCGGGACGATTTCGCCGGGGCGGATGCCGGCACCCCGGATCAGCAGATCGAGTTCATGCACGACGCCGTCGACTCGATCATGGCGGATGCGGGCTCCCTGACCCTGGCAAATCTGCCCAATATCGTTGTCACCGCCCCCGGCGTGAAAGGAGTCGATCCGGACGTGGTCACTGACGGACTCAGCCTGGCGGAGGTGACTAGGGGATGA
- a CDS encoding GntR family transcriptional regulator, translating to MIDDGTLAPGDPLPSEAELCAQFDTSRGPVRQAVANLRGMGLISSGRGRRSLVLEAPKTNSFNALISASALVAEAGQTPGEKIIRVAREPAGEKIAVALNLKVNDPVVEIVRVRSANGVPVLIERLVFPLRFGERFLALTPESEPVHDQLFDAGVVIDNASRTAQVDRATATHAELLEIPEGDPVWRLEMRGFTFQGEPVEYAENIYRGDMVKVELSSVRGASIPLRFEITAAQE from the coding sequence TTGATCGATGACGGAACCCTCGCACCGGGCGATCCTCTCCCCTCCGAGGCGGAGCTGTGCGCGCAATTCGACACTTCGCGCGGCCCCGTGCGCCAAGCTGTGGCGAACCTGCGGGGCATGGGCCTGATCTCGTCCGGCCGCGGCCGCCGCTCGCTCGTGCTGGAGGCCCCGAAGACGAACAGCTTTAACGCGCTCATCTCCGCATCCGCACTCGTCGCGGAAGCGGGCCAGACCCCGGGCGAGAAGATCATCCGGGTCGCGAGGGAGCCCGCCGGCGAGAAGATCGCTGTGGCGCTCAACCTGAAGGTCAACGACCCCGTCGTGGAAATCGTGCGCGTGCGCTCGGCGAATGGGGTACCGGTGCTCATCGAAAGGCTCGTGTTCCCCCTCCGCTTCGGCGAGCGGTTCCTGGCTTTGACCCCGGAGAGCGAACCTGTGCACGACCAGCTTTTCGACGCCGGCGTGGTCATCGACAACGCGTCCCGCACCGCGCAAGTGGACAGGGCCACCGCCACGCACGCGGAGCTTCTGGAAATTCCGGAAGGCGACCCGGTTTGGCGGCTGGAAATGAGGGGTTTCACATTCCAGGGTGAACCGGTGGAATACGCGGAGAATATTTACCGCGGAGATATGGTCAAGGTCGAACTCAGCAGTGTGCGGGGTGCGTCCATTCCGTTGAGGTTTGAGATCACCGCAGCGCAAGAATAG